Proteins from a single region of Gasterosteus aculeatus chromosome 20, fGasAcu3.hap1.1, whole genome shotgun sequence:
- the dbpb gene encoding D site albumin promoter binding protein b has product MSRQLSQLPNPDLPAGTSPQFGSCTQPAGSLTGGQLNSMAGLKSLLQHPVKGDQRLKTPCDAKDKERLDVEEDSMGVCPMRNGSAIGSSANSNGCAGGGGGGGAGGGGGGGGGGGGGGANGGGSFNQFLGPLLWDRTLPADGGLFQLQYMDLEEFLTENGMGNVHNNNSSSSAQIPSQSSQSAVPNQSSQCLPPSSPPGSSSSSPSSSSSPSLIGLEVAQPQSLGGGNDCLHGSQTSMNDSCESPSSSSSSSCPPLLTPTDSGPDGVGMYDMDSSDMDMSGQQNYDPRRHSFSEEELKPQPMIKKARKILVPDGLKDEKYWTRRYKNNEAAKRSRDARRLKENQISVRAAYLERENAALRQEVAEIRKELGRCRNILNKYENRLADQ; this is encoded by the exons ATGTCCAGGCAGCTCTCCCAGCTTCCGAACCCCGACCTGCCAGCCGGCACCAGCCCACAGTTTGGAAGCTGTACCCAGCCTGCGGGCTCCCTCACGGGGGGGCAACTCAACTCCATGGCGGGTCTCAAGTCCCTCCTGCAGCACCCCGTAAAGGGAGACCAACGCTTAAAAACACCATGTGATGCAAAAG ACAAAGAGAGGCTGGACGTTGAGGAGGACTCCATGGGAGTGTGCCCCATGAGGAATGGCAGTGCAATAGGCAGCAGTGCTAACAGTAACggctgtgcaggaggaggaggaggaggaggtgcaggaggaggtggaggaggaggaggggggggaggtggtggtggagcgaATGGAGGAGGAAGTTTCAACCAGTTCTTGGGGCCCCTCTTGTGGGATCGCACCCTGCCGGCAGACGGGGGCCTCTTCCAGCTTCAGTACATGGACTTGGAGGAGTTTCTGACCGAAAACGGAATGGGCAACGTGCATAATAACAACAGCTCCAGTTCAGCCCAGATCCCATCGCAGAGCTCCCAGTCAGCCGTGCCCAACCAGAGCTCCCAGTGCCTACCGCCCTCATCTCCACCCGGCTCTTCGTCTTCAtcgccttcttcctcttcttccccatcgctcaTTGGTTTGGAGGTGGCTCAGCCGCAGAGCCTCGGAGGTGGAAATGACTGTTTGCATG GGAGTCAGACCAGTATGAACGACTCCTGTGAGtctccatcttcttcctcctcgtcatccTGCCCACCTCTGCTCACGCCCACGGACAGCGGTCCGGACGGGGTCGGCATGTACGACATGGATTCTTCAGACATGGACATGTCCGGCCAGCAGAACTACGACCCCAGGAGGCACTCCTTCAGCGAAGAGGAACTCAAGCCGCAGCCCATGATCAAGAAGGCCCGCAAGATCCTGGTGCCCGACGGCTTGAAG GACGAGAAGTACTGGACCAGGAGGTATAAAAACAATGAAGCGGCAAAGCGTTCCCGAGACGCTCGCCGCCTCAAGGAGAACCAAATATCGGTGCGTGCCGCCTACCTGGAGAGAGAAAACGCCGCCCTGCGTCAGGAAGTGGCCGAGATCCGGAAGGAACTGGGCCGCTGTCGCAACATCCTCAATAAATACGAGAACCGCCTCGCTGACCAGTGA
- the LOC120811035 gene encoding uncharacterized protein LOC120811035 isoform X2, which translates to MFQFGKYNLDIIEMLSGHQAHQFKGLGLDRQLQHQQQVQLHQHQLQQQQQQQQAESSGALLSGLGLGPLQGSRGYHDDHRSQGNPSPCYSGASPCGSGMAGPALRKAPLAPTLHPHSQSHNQHHHPQQQPHLPLSSLLDDSEDDVTSSVNNAISAITAASNSGNRGDDRGDIIGGLLGGLGLGPLGSPSSTSGLDKNFRGGGSQEAMSSNPQNPTAKPKRPRKPRAKKDPAAGGQPPKRRQYTPRMGPSGLPRTHLCSVCGKGFARRETLRRHDRIHTGEKPHHCTVCGKYFREAFHLSKHQTVHSGAKNYKCSICGKEFGYSQSLRRHSKLHQKGELEEVPTTPAADNLNSFNPNPQCSVAQDRSQNQAPSTSSYYSYPQDVKPQDTNPQSQPPPPPPPRLYTCAICWKSFRHHFHLTAHHQTVHEGGGEKLFCCELCGKAFAYSNSLTRHKQSQHGLTRADGPNPQEGNSGSGDNRGGSDVNQSTSESEAATNALLQMAPSTEGHVGQSLSVVTHSHQQPPPQPPPGYSPLFYDAAAQSSASNAQAYSQPLPPNSTIMAPQHPHSPAGVKGEHIYPAGSRSRTLHTTAPFQPLTELPSTEHHHLHHHHHISHHHLHHQSSTQSHQHLDCNIQLSHDDMRQHKKKKKKSNRREWRENKWDNQDLVRLDGNRKKRKISCTVRRKINKKQGSLRLTIRRGEGSGSGAYKLVNTGGMKVQILSSLKVPVKRFGCPICPNSVFSRKAGLLVHMAVKHPQKASTTQERLRCSVCGKQSHRALSAFIHRASHRARGTFSCRRCATRFWNATLLLRHKVSCRRRAKGLQRGDANRLKLSKRPGERPTQGGQEEFPYLQGPYRY; encoded by the coding sequence GCTACCATGATGATCATCGTTCTCAAGGTAATCCATCTCCATGCTACTCTGGTGCCTCTCCCTGTGGAAGTGGGATGGCGGGCCCAGCTCTGAGAAAGGCACCCTTGGCTCCAACACTGCATCCACACTCACAGAGCCACAACCAGCACCACCATCCGCAGCAACAGCCCCACCTGCCCCTTTCTTCTCTACTGGATGACTCAGAGGATGATGTCACTAGCTCTGTCAATAATGCAATCTCTGCTATAACAGCGGCTAGTAACAGTGGAAATAGAGGGGATGATAGGGGAGACATCATAGGAGGTCTGCTAGGTGGTCTTGGTTTAGGTCCTCTGGGCTCACCTTCATCAACATCTGGTTTAGATAAGAATTTCCGAGGTGGTGGGAGCCAGGAGGCTATGAGCAGCAACCCACAGAACCCTACTGCCAAACCAAAACGTCCCCGTAAACCCCGAGCTAAGAAGGATCCGGCAGCCGGTGGACAACCCCCCAAACGCAGGCAATACACCCCCAGAATGGGCCCCAGTGGCCTGCCACGCACTCACCTGTGCAGCGTCTGTGGGAAGGGATTTGCACGTCGCGAGACCCTACGCAGACACGACCGCATCCACACAGGAGAGAAGCCCCATCACTGCACTGTTTGCGGGAAGTATTTCAGAGAGGCTTTTCACCTCAGCAAGCATCAAACAGTCCACTCTGGGGCTAAGAATTACAAATGCAGCATCTGTGGGAAAGAGTTTGGTTACTCCCAGAGCCTCAGGAGGCACAGTAAGCTCCACCAGAAAGGGGAGCTGGAAGAGGTGCCCACAACACCAGCTGCGGATAACCTCAACAgctttaaccctaaccctcaatGTAGCGTGGCCCAAGACAGGAGCCAGAACCAAGCACCAAGCACTTCCTCCTATTACTCCTACCCGCAAGATGTCAAGCCTCAAGACACCAACCCCCAGTCGcagcctccacccccacctccgCCTCGACTCTACACCTGTGCTATATGCTGGAAGTCCTTCCGCCACCACTTCCACCTGACCGCCCATCACCAGACGGTCCACGAAGGTGGGGGCGAAAAGCTCTTTTGCTGTGAGTTATGTGGAAAGGCATTTGCCTACTCCAACAGCCTCACCCGGCACAAGCAATCGCAGCATGGGTTGACCCGCGCGGACGGGCCTAATCCGCAAGAAGGCAACAGTGGCTCTGGAGACAACAGGGGTGGCAGTGATGTGAACCAGTCGACATCAGAGAGCGAGGCTGCCACCAATGCCCTGCTGCAGATGGCGCCTTCCACCGAAGGCCACGTAGGGCAGAGTCTTAGTGTCGTCACTCATAGCCACCAGCAGCCACCCCCGCAACCACCGCCGGGTTACTCTCCTCTCTTTTATGACGCTGCGGCCCAATCGTCAGCCTCTAATGCTCAAGCTTACTCTCAGCCTCTGCCTCCAAACTCTACAATCATGGCCCCCCAGCACCCGCATTCCCCGGCCGGGGTCAAAGGAGAGCACATATATCCAGCTGGGTCCCGCAGCCGCACGCTCCACACCACAGCCCCGTTCCAGCCCCTTACGGAACTGCCCTCCACCGAACATCATCacctgcatcatcatcatcatatctcccaccatcatctccatcatcagTCAAGTACCCAGTCCCACCAGCACCTCGACTGCAACATCCAGTTGTCACATGATGACATGAggcaacacaagaagaaaaaaaaaaagtccaacagGAGAGAATGGAGGGAAAATAAATGGGATAACCAAGATCTAGTCAGATTGGATGgaaacagaaagaagagaaagataAGTTGTACAGTGAGaaggaaaattaataaaaaacaaggttCTCTTCGTTTGACAATTAGGCGAGGAGAAGGATCAGGTAGTGGTGCGTATAAGCTTGTCAACACTGGGGGAATGAAGGTGCAGATCCTCTCGTCTCTCAAAGTCCCCGTGAAACGTTTCGGCTGCCCCATATGCCCCAATTCTGTGTTTTCCCGTAAAGCGGGACTGCTGGTCCACATGGCAGTTAAACACCCGCAGAAAGCCTCGACCACTCAGGAGCGACTCAGGTGCAGCGTCTGTGGCAAGCAGTCTCACAGGGCTTTGTCGGCCTTCATCCACCGGGCCTCCCACCGGGCCAGAGGGACGTTCTCCTGCCGACGCTGCGCCACTCGCTTCTGGAACGCCACGTTGCTCCTCAGGCACAAGGTGTCCTGCCGCCGCAGGGCCAAAGGACTCCAGCGAGGAGACGCTAACAGGCTGAAGCTTTCAAAGAGGCCAGGAGAGAGGCCGACCCAAGGGGGTCAGGAGGAGTTCCCGTATCTACAGGGGCCCTATAGATACTGA